From Lolium perenne isolate Kyuss_39 chromosome 5, Kyuss_2.0, whole genome shotgun sequence, a single genomic window includes:
- the LOC127301290 gene encoding cleavage and polyadenylation specificity factor subunit 3-II-like, which produces MAIDCLVLGAGQEVGKSCVVVTIGGKRVMFDCGMHMGHHDCQRYPDFARILAADPGAADFTSAISCVVITHFHLDHIGALPYFTEVCGYNGPVYMTYPTKALAPLMLEDYRKVMVDHRGEEEQYSYQDIQRCMKKVIPVDLKQTIQVDRDLVIRAYYAGHVLGAAMIYAKVGDATMIYTGDYNMTPDRHLGAAQIDRLKLDLLITESTYAKTVRDSKHAREREFLKAVHKCVAGGGKVLIPAFALGRAQELCILLDDYWERMNLKIPIYFSAGLTIQANMYYKMLIGWTSQKIKDSYTVHNPFDFKHVCHFERSFINDPGPCVLFATPGMISGGFSLEVFKRWAPSEKNLVTLPGYCVAGTIGHKLMSGKPTRIDLDKDTHVDVRCQIHQLSFSPHTDSKGIMDLTEFLSPSHVILVHGEKPQMAFLKDKIESELGMSCYYPANNETVSIPTAHNLKINATEKFIASCITPQARDDLQEPNLICGDHLSGVNGEQKLAEGILLMEKSRAPKILCEDELLHLLGTECHSVQFEPLLSSRIEEAQTTIVDDVASE; this is translated from the exons ATGGCCATCGACTGCCTCGTGCTAG GGGCGGGGCAGGAGGTGGGGAAGAGCTGCGTGGTGGTCACCATCGGCGGGAAGCGCGTCATGTTCGACTGCGGCATGCACATGGGCCACCATGACTGCCAGCGCTACCCCGACTTCGCGCGCATCCTCGCCGCCGACCCCGGCGCCGCAGACTTCACCTCCGCCATCTCCTGTGTGGTCATCACACACTT CCATTTGGATCATATTGGCGCGCTGCCTTATTTCACCGAGGTCTGCGGGTACAACGGCCCAGTCTACATGACG TACCCAACAAAGGCTTTAGCTCCATTGATGCTGGAAGATTATAGGAAAGTAATGGTAGATCACagaggagaggaagaacaatatagctatcaagaCATTCAGCGTTGTATGAAGAAAG TCATACCTGTGGACCTGAAGCAAACCATTCAAGTAGATAGAGACCTTGTGATCCGTGCCTATTATGCTGGACAT GTTCTAGGGGCTGCAATGATTTATGCAAAAGTTGGAGATGCTACTATGATCTACACCGGTGATTACAACATGACACCAGACAGACATCTTGGAGCAGCGCAAATTGATCGTCTGAAGTTGGATCTCTTAATAACAGA GTCTACATATGCCAAAACTGTGCGTGACTCAAAACATGCCCGAGAGAGGGAGTTCTTAAAAGCG GTCCATAAATGTGTTGCTGGTGGAGGTAAAGTTCTAATTCCGGCATTTGCTTTGGGAAGAGCTCAG GAGCTATGCATATTACTGGACGACTATTGGGAAAGGATGAATTTGAAGATTCCTATTTATTTCTCAGCTG GTTTAACAATTCAAGCTAACATGTACTACAAGATGCTTATTGGATGGACTAGCCAAAAGATCAAGGACAGCTACACAGTTCACAACCCATTTGACTTCAAGCATG TTTGCCACTTTGAGCGTTCATTCATTAATGATCCTGGACCCTGTGTACTTTTTGCAACACCTGGTATGATTAGCGGTGGATTTTCTCTTGAGGTGTTCAAGAGATGGGCTCCATCAGAAAAAAATCTGGTTACACTTCCAGG ATATTGTGTTGCCGGAACCATTGGCCACAAATTGATGTCTGGAAAACCTACCAGGATTGATTTAGACAAAGATACCCATGTTGATGTCAGATGTCAG ATCCATCAGCTGTCATTCAGTCCTCACACAGACTCCAAAGGGATCATGGATCTTACAGAATTTCTTTCACCCAGCCACGTGATTCTTGTTCATGGTGAAAAGCCTCAGATGGCCTTCTTGAAGGACAAGATTGAATCCGAACTGGGCATGTCATGTTATTACCCAGCTAACAACGAAACTGTCTCCATTCCGACAGCTCATAATCTGAAAATAAACGCCACTGAGAAGTTCATCGCAAGCTGCATCACTCCGCAAGCTAGAGATGATTTGCAAGAGCCAAACCTGATTTGTGGCGACCATCTGTCCGGAGTCAACGGCGAGCAGAAGCTGGCTGAGGGCATTCTTCTCATGGAGAAGTCTAGGGCACCGAAAATTTTGTGTGAGGATGAGCTCCTTCATTTGCTGGGCACAGAGTGCCATTCTGTCCAGTTTGAACCGCTGCTTAGCTCGAGGATTGAGGAGGCACAAACCACCATTGTAGATGATGTAGCCAGCGAGTGA